Genomic window (Microcaecilia unicolor chromosome 8, aMicUni1.1, whole genome shotgun sequence):
ataaatatgttaaaaagcagcggtcccagcacagacccctggggaaccccactatctacccttctccattgagaatactaaccatttaaccctactctgttttctatcctttaaccagtttttaatccacagtaggaacGCCTTTtgcaaatccagatacacagtatcaaccggctcgcctttatccacatgcttgttcaccccttcaaagaaatgtaagattggtgaggcaagatttcccttcactaaacccatgttggctttgtctcattaatctaggcttttgaatatgctctgtacttttattatttataatagtctctatttAAGATTTTGGATGCCACATTAATGTTAGGTGTTTGACTTCAAGAGTCTTGGCCTAGCAGACTATTTTTATCTAAAGGATGTACCACATCAGCCAAATTCAACCCTGATTATTTCTCAGTTATGACCCCAGTGCTATAGTCTTTACCAAtcaagaattaaatcaaattatAGTGACCAAACTGACCGATTAATTATTTGCAGCATGAGAAAGTATCTTATATAGAAACTATAAAcagcaaaaacatccaaacacAAATGGCTTTTAACAAATTATATAGTCAAGGAAGCAAAGAAACTGACGTATTGCACGTATCTGTTTGCACATTGTGGTACAAGGATTCTCACAAATTAGCTACAGGACAGAGCAGCCACCAACTCTTGCTGGTGTCCACACTGACCAATTCAGAAAATGCTTAATGTTAGCTTTATCCTACATTCACaggggtagaaaaaaaaaacacgttaacAGCTGTGGTTAGGAAATGCTGCtgaagagagacttgccaacctgaacatgtatgtcttgaaggaaagcagaaataggggtgacatgatacaggcattcaaatatttgaaaggtattaatccgcaaacaaccattttccggagacgggaaggtgatagaactagataacatgaactgaggttgaaggggggcagactcaggagtaatgtcaggattttttcatggaaaggtggtggagatgaaaacggtaattgaattcaaatatgtgtgggataaacacaaaggaatcctgtttagaaggaatggatctacggaatcttagcagagattgggtggtgatgctggtatttggagagtaaaaccagtgcaggacggacttctacagtctgtgccatgatcgtgattgaatagatatggatgggctggagtgtaaattttaaggggcttcaacgttagcttcagaacttttagtacaggaacagtgttgggcagacttttacggtctgtgccctgagaaaggtagggacaaatcaaactcgggtatacatataaagtattacataccatgtacagtttatcttgttgggcaaactggatggactgttcaggtctttatctgtcgtcatttactatgttacaactcCAAATACACATCCGATTTTAGAAAATAAAAGATTAAGAATCTTAAAGGGGTAGAGTTTTGGAACATTTGCATTATTAGAAAACCAGGGAATTCTGCACCTTTTTCTGCTTATGTCAGCTGGTAACCACTTCAGATTTAACCAAGCCAGCAAAAATTTTACATAAATATGTGAGAGAAGAAAAATgcataaagaaagaaaattaaacagcACATACAAATTCAATCAAAATCTGAACCAAAAAAGTGTACAAAAGCGTCTCACCTGATGAATCACGACCATTGTATGACCAAACTGAAGCAGGTATGAAAGACGGCATTGGAGAGCTGGCTCTGCTGTCATCCTCTACTTGTTGGGTAATATGACGTACAGTTTCTTTATTTTTACGATTCTTTCTGCGGCCTGAAGGTTGCCAGCCTTCCCCTGTATTTTGTTCCGAAAAAGCAACCCCAGAATTATCTTTGCCAGAATGCAACTCACTCCCTGTATAATGGGATGGCGATATCTGCTCCTCTTTGATACGCAGAGAGCCATAACCCAAGTCACTGGACCACAAAGACTGGGATGAAATGTCATCGTGGCTGTCTGTTTTTGCTTCCTGATCCTCTTTCCCATAGCTGCTGCTTCCTTCATGACAGCTGGCAATTGCTGAATCCCCAGAAGAATTGGCTGGGCTTGTGCGCCGAGCCAACCATGGAGAAATACTCCTGCCAGCTGCTACTGCAGAAATCAATGCATCAGTACTGCTGCTCGAAGGCGCTCCAATGTCATAATCAGCAAGTTCATCCGATGTCTCAGACTTTATGCTTATGTCAAGAGCTGCTTTTATGAAATTGTGGCAGGCTTGAACTATATCAGTCATCTGAAGGTAACTAGCAGCTGACATAACCTCAATTACATTTTTGCTGGTCAGTGCCAGGTGTGCAGAGTACATGAAGTCAATAATGGCTTTGAAGCCCTGTGCAGTGACAATGTCTAAATGAGTAACTGTTGTCTGGTCAGATGTCTTCTGAACTTGACAGTACAAGGTCTTGAAATAACGACTGCTTCCCAGCAATACATTTTTGTGTGCCTTAAAGATCTTGCCCTCAACAATTATGCAAACATCGCAAAGGATGCCATGTTGTCTCTGCTCATTGAGCTCCCGTAGCAAATGCCGGTAGTGGGATGTAATTTCCATATCTTCCTTTCGGTTATTCATTGGTGAATCTTTTATACTTCTTTCCTACAACCActgagaaagaaagaggaaattaGTGTCAAATTCACATTAAGTTGTTCAtagtaatgctaaaaaaaaaaatctaaaaatatctaaaaagacagtaaataaacttCACTATAGAGCAAAAATTACTGCTCAGCCTATGCCACATATCTCCCAATATGGTGCACCACAAGCAAGTGGATTCTTCCTTGAAGGAAAGTAAAATTGCACAATGCTGACAAATACTGAAAATGTCCCCTCCACACTGCCACAGGTGGTAAAGCATTACATACGCTATCAAAGATTCCACTAGTAAGCCAGGCTCCAAGAACCAACCGTGAACTGATGGATGTAACAAACTAACTAGCATAGGGTATATACTTAATTTCAGTATTTATAGCATAGGGTATATACTTAAGTTCAGTATTTACTGCTTATCCCATTAAGTCCAAAGTAGATCAAGAGCATCAAAACATACAAAAGAGAATCATAATTACATAAAGATATAAAAATTCAAATCTAAATGACAAAAATACCAAAATAATCAAAGTTccaatactactacttatttctaagcactactagacgtacgcagcgttgtacacttgaacatgatgaGACAGtgcctgttcgacagagcttacaatctaattaggacaaacaggacaaacaagagataagggactattaaagtgaggatgataaaataagggttctgaacaagtgaataagggttaggagataaaagcagcatcaaaaaggtgggcttttagcttagatttgaagacaaccagagatggagcatgacgtaccggctcaggaagtctattccaggcatatggtgcagcaagataaaaggtgaactataaaatggaaaaaatatgACTTAAttgaattttcttttcattactcAGCAACAGTTTCAAACCAGTGGGTGCTATCCCTtcataccagcaggtggaggtacagAAACAAGtttgccagtgacatcaccagcctAAGTAAAGCTGTTCCCTGGATcaatccagtatgcatctgcccaagcaaACGGTCCCTTTGTAACACACCCATACCCAATCAACCGCTGCAGCTGCAATAATAATCATGCATGCAAGACAGAACGGAGTCGCACTCGCTAACCTGACAAAGGTAtctattgagatttattaaccacctataTGAAGATTCACCCACAGCGGtacattttaatatttaaaaaaaaaaaccaaaacttacAATTGTACacagcaggtacagcttaacattaccaaaaaaaacaaaaaacaaaaaaaacttacaaatttgttaacagcataatagtaaattaaccaagaataaacattaaTCCAATAAATAAggcaaacttgaaaacagtaatcaGAAACCTaataatgttagcataatactaatgataggCATACATTAGAAAATTCaactaacagatatgatgctaaaaatTTATGATGGGAACaaaatgtgtggtacagagttagTTGGGATAATCTGATGATTAGCTATACTCAagacaagttctttgtatagttaagcaagagataaggaactgatctaagttgcagtgtgtgtagcaagctagtccaggtgcagaatgagtgtatagtcagtgatcctatgtattaaaggtttgggagaacatactaggacagaccaaatgtccatctagcccaagtggccaatccaggtcacaagtacttggcagaaacccaaatcttggcaacaTTCCAAgccacaatcccagggcaaacagttgcttctctATGCAATCCCGGtagccaactggatatggtgcatttACCGATGGTGAcctccctcctgttgggatcaaaagaaacaaacaactgggcagactgtctgaagggcttccattccatgtaaaaggccaacgctctcttgcagtctaaggtgtgcaagctgctttcgccaggatgggcatgaggatggggaaagaatgttgggaaGACTCAgatagaactccgacaccaccttcaccAGAAAAAGGGTGAgcgcggaggactactctgttgtgatgaaacgtagcataaggtgcatccactactaaggactgaagctcactgaccctacgagctgaagtaacagccaccaagaaaatgaccttccaggtcaagtacttcagatggcaggaattcagtggctcaaaaggagctttcatcagctgggtgagaatgatgttgagattccatgacactggtgggggctttgacaaaagcaaacaactaaaggctgtcccgagataggcttaccttctacacgctgatatgcactaactgcactaaggtgaacccttatggagttggtcttgagaccagactctgataagtgtacaaggtattcaagcagagtctatGTAGAACAAGAAAGGGTATctatggccttgccctcacaccagatggcaaacctcctctatttaaaagagtaacacctcttagtggaatctttcctggaagccagcaagacccaggagacaccctccggaagacccaaggaagcaaattctaggctctcaacatccaggccgtgggagccagagactggaggttgataTGAAGAAGCGATCCCTCGTTCTGAGTGTAGGAACACACTCCCATCTCtgcggttcttcggaggacaattccaaaagaagaaggaaccaaatcTGAAGCGGCCAGTAAGGCACAATCAGAATAACAATTCCGctgtcttgcctgagtttcaacaAAATCTTTCCCACTAGAAGTACTGAaaaatacacatacagaaggcctgtcccccaatgaagaaggaaggcatctgacgctagtctgtcgtgggcctgaagcctggaccaGAACTGAGGGGCCTTGTGGTTGAtatgagtagcaaaaagatccaccaagtgggtgccccacgctcgaagAACTTGCAGGCtacgcccatattgagagaccactcgtgatgttgcattatcctgctcagcctgtaggCCGCCAGacaagtggcttggagaaacatgatgTACTGGCGAGCccagtgccacatctggatggcttcctgacacagacggAGAggtccggtgcccccctgctcgttggtgtaatacactgcaacctgattgtctttgAATTA
Coding sequences:
- the ZBTB46 gene encoding zinc finger and BTB domain-containing protein 46 isoform X4, translated to MNNRKEDMEITSHYRHLLRELNEQRQHGILCDVCIIVEGKIFKAHKNVLLGSSRYFKTLYCQVQKTSDQTTVTHLDIVTAQGFKAIIDFMYSAHLALTSKNVIEVMSAASYLQMTDIVQACHNFIKAALDISIKSETSDELADYDIGAPSSSSTDALISAVAAGRSISPWLARRTSPANSSGDSAIASCHEGSSSYGKEDQEAKTDSHDDISSQSLWSSDLGYGSLRIKEEQISPSHYTGSELHSGKDNSGVAFSEQNTGEGWQPSGRRKNRKNKETVRHITQQVEDDSRASSPMPSFIPASVWSYNGRDSSGADLTVAEPSSSDSRGERADLYADEVLLGGESSYLSQSLSLEKEDSHQQVTAVANLRAALMSKNSLLSFKADMLTDDNSLLFEYLPKVNEFTVIRKKFKCPYCSFSAMHQCILKRHMRSHTGERPYPCEICGKKFTRREHMKRHTLVHSKDKKYVCKVCNRVFMSAASVGIKHGSRRHGVCADCSGGGIPGHMDQNGGEGSPEEMYPVEGHYMEDPDDMKVDGDEDLGGEDDDIKWKDDVEICQDDVILEDDKEEDDDDSPQEQENSGDNDKEFTWIS
- the ZBTB46 gene encoding zinc finger and BTB domain-containing protein 46 isoform X5, which translates into the protein MNNRKEDMEITSHYRHLLRELNEQRQHGILCDVCIIVEGKIFKAHKNVLLGSSRYFKTLYCQVQKTSDQTTVTHLDIVTAQGFKAIIDFMYSAHLALTSKNVIEVMSAASYLQMTDIVQACHNFIKAALDISIKSETSDELADYDIGAPSSSSTDALISAVAAGRSISPWLARRTSPANSSGDSAIASCHEGSSSYGKEDQEAKTDSHDDISSQSLWSSDLGYGSLRIKEEQISPSHYTGSELHSGKDNSGVAFSEQNTGEGWQPSGRRKNRKNKETVRHITQQVEDDSRASSPMPSFIPASVWSYNGRDSSGADLTVAEPSSSDSRGERADLYADEVLLGGESSYLSQSLSLEKEDSHQQVTAVANLRAALMSKNSLLSFKADMLTDDNSLLFEYLPKGTHSLSLNEFTVIRKKFKCPYCSFSAMHQCILKRHMRSHTGERPYPCEICGKKFTRREHMKRHTLLLCFSLSFWNS
- the ZBTB46 gene encoding zinc finger and BTB domain-containing protein 46 isoform X3 — encoded protein: MNNRKEDMEITSHYRHLLRELNEQRQHGILCDVCIIVEGKIFKAHKNVLLGSSRYFKTLYCQVQKTSDQTTVTHLDIVTAQGFKAIIDFMYSAHLALTSKNVIEVMSAASYLQMTDIVQACHNFIKAALDISIKSETSDELADYDIGAPSSSSTDALISAVAAGRSISPWLARRTSPANSSGDSAIASCHEGSSSYGKEDQEAKTDSHDDISSQSLWSSDLGYGSLRIKEEQISPSHYTGSELHSGKDNSGVAFSEQNTGEGWQPSGRRKNRKNKETVRHITQQVEDDSRASSPMPSFIPASVWSYNGRDSSGADLTVAEPSSSDSRGERADLYADEVLLGGESSYLSQSLSLEKEDSHQQVTAVANLRAALMSKNSLLSFKADMLTDDNSLLFEYLPKGTHSLSLNEFTVIRKKFKCPYCSFSAMHQCILKRHMRSHTGERPYPCEICGKKFTRREHMKRHTLVHSKDKKYVCKVCNRVFMSAASVGIKHGSRRHGVCADCSGGGIPGHMDQNGGEGSPEEMYPVEGHYMEDPDDMKVDGDEDLGGEDDDIKWKDDVEICQDDVILEDDKEEDDDDSPQEQENSGDNDKEFTWIS